The nucleotide window GGCGACCGTACTGAGCCGGGACTCAGGTCGATTCGAACGACTCCGGCGTTCGGACGATTCCGTGAGTGCGTCCGGTCGTTAACGGAGTTGTAATGTCGACGTGGGATGGTAGCGGGAGTCTGCCAGCGATCGGACGGACATCGACCGACCGAGGGCTCGAACTCTCCGAACGTCGCCGCTCGGTGCGGGTGCACATCGTCGTTTTCGATCAGGGGGATGAAAATCAGTGTCGGCGTCAATCATCGCGTCTCCGATTCGATCACATTCTCACGGGCAGCGTGACCCGCACAGACGACGTCAGGCTTCGGAGAATCGGTCCATCTGCTCCAGTAGGTCCGCCTTGGAGAACGGCTTGATAAGATACGCGTCGGCACCGGCGGACATCGCCGCCTCCCTCGTCTCGTCGTCGACGTGGGCGGTGCTGACGACGATGCCAACGTCGATATCGAAGGCATCGATTTCCTCGATGGCCTCCACGCCACCCTTGACCGGCATGTTGATGTCCATGATGATGACATCCGGCTCGTGTGTGGTCGTATACTGAATCGCCTCGTCACCGTTCGTGGCGGTCGCAACGACGGTGTGCTCCTCGCCGGTAAAGTACTCGATCAGTCTGCTTTGGAGGGGCTCATCCTCGGCGATGACGACATCCATTACCAGCACGTTATCTTGTTCCGCATTAAAACATCTTTTTAGCTCTTAGTCTCACATTCAAATAACATTTTAGTGATCGAAAGTCGGTTCACAAATATCTCGACGACCCAGTTGGCCACGCAGCTGCTCGACTCGTACCCGTG belongs to Halorubrum sp. DM2 and includes:
- a CDS encoding response regulator; this encodes MDVVIAEDEPLQSRLIEYFTGEEHTVVATATNGDEAIQYTTTHEPDVIIMDINMPVKGGVEAIEEIDAFDIDVGIVVSTAHVDDETREAAMSAGADAYLIKPFSKADLLEQMDRFSEA